One segment of Triticum aestivum cultivar Chinese Spring chromosome 2A, IWGSC CS RefSeq v2.1, whole genome shotgun sequence DNA contains the following:
- the LOC123185285 gene encoding uncharacterized protein isoform X2 — translation MNVMVIKKSVPPPPAEELEYTKDMGCAAATKAVAVEYTEEERVDGALELYARVEALEADRAATRRGVAALRAEPARVVLAREMARRLCRESAAVTMVQKPRFSVVAICKCFFSMILKSKRCFTARKFPVSLRLTFGLSSALGMLLLLERFTAALHRRRRSLLDS, via the exons ATGAATGTCATGGTGATCAAGAAGTCGGTCCCGCCGCCTCCTGCGGAGGAGTTGGAGTACACGAAAGACATGGGGTGCGCGGCCGCGACGAAGGCTGTGGCTGTGGAGTACACGGAAGAGGAGCGCGTGGATGGTGCTCTGGAGCTGTACGCGAGGGTGGAGGCGCTGGAGGCGGACAGGGCGGCCACGCGGAGGGGGGTGGCGGCGCTGCGAGCCGAGCCAGCGCGAGTGGTGCTAGCAAGGGAGATGGCACGGCGCCTGTGCCGTGAATCCGCGGCCGTCACGATGGTGCAGAAGCCGCGTTTCTCCGTGGTCGCCATTTGCAAG TGTTTCTTCTCCATGATCCTAAAGAGCAAGAGATGTTTTACGGCCAG AAAGTTCCCTGTATCACTCAGGCTGACGTTTGGCCTGTCGTCGGCGCTCGGCATGCTTCTGCTTCTGGAGAGATTCACCGCTGCACTGCACCGCCGCCGGCGATCACTGTTGGACTCATAG
- the LOC123185285 gene encoding uncharacterized protein isoform X1, whose amino-acid sequence MNVMVIKKSVPPPPAEELEYTKDMGCAAATKAVAVEYTEEERVDGALELYARVEALEADRAATRRGVAALRAEPARVVLAREMARRLCRESAAVTMVQKPRFSVVAICKCFFSMILKSKRCFTARSAQLALMSLSGSFLAMEPGRTFPESLSLFSGRKFPVSLRLTFGLSSALGMLLLLERFTAALHRRRRSLLDS is encoded by the exons ATGAATGTCATGGTGATCAAGAAGTCGGTCCCGCCGCCTCCTGCGGAGGAGTTGGAGTACACGAAAGACATGGGGTGCGCGGCCGCGACGAAGGCTGTGGCTGTGGAGTACACGGAAGAGGAGCGCGTGGATGGTGCTCTGGAGCTGTACGCGAGGGTGGAGGCGCTGGAGGCGGACAGGGCGGCCACGCGGAGGGGGGTGGCGGCGCTGCGAGCCGAGCCAGCGCGAGTGGTGCTAGCAAGGGAGATGGCACGGCGCCTGTGCCGTGAATCCGCGGCCGTCACGATGGTGCAGAAGCCGCGTTTCTCCGTGGTCGCCATTTGCAAG TGTTTCTTCTCCATGATCCTAAAGAGCAAGAGATGTTTTACGGCCAGGTCCGCACAACTGGCGCTTATGTCTTTGAGTGGCAGTTTTCTCGCCATGGAACCTGGGCGAACGTTCCCTgaatctctctctcttttttctggCAGAAAGTTCCCTGTATCACTCAGGCTGACGTTTGGCCTGTCGTCGGCGCTCGGCATGCTTCTGCTTCTGGAGAGATTCACCGCTGCACTGCACCGCCGCCGGCGATCACTGTTGGACTCATAG